The sequence tgtacagatacctgataagagaataacgtttagtgcaaggtaaagccagcaaagtccgatcaaggatagtccgtgggtcaccaaggaggtagatagtagttcaggaccgctatctggttgtggtaggatgattcagttgcctgataacagctgggaagaaactgttcctgaatctggaggtgtgcgttttcacacttctgtacctcttactgatggaagaggggataagagggagtggcccgggtgcaactcgtccttgaatgtgctgctggccttgccaaggcaacgGGCCCCAGCACATGTGTTAAAAGGCAAAAGATCAGCTTAATCACCCACTCCATCAGCCATTTTCCTTCCCAGTTCCTTAAATATTTGCACAGACAAATATCACAAAATACAGAGTCAGTGAAATGTGCATGTTACAAACACATTAAGCCTCAGGAATTTGTAGTCTCATAATGACATTCATTTCACTATCAAGATATCCAATGAGATTATTTTAAAGTGTGGTCAAAGATGCCAATTTGTATACAGCTATTCCCGTAAGTAGCAATGTGATAATGGAAAGATTATCCGTGGCAGTAATGTTGACTGAACACTTAGCATTTCTGCAGGACACCAGGGATAACTGCACTTCCCTGAAGTATTAACATGTTATCATTCAGATCCACCAAAGAATCCAGACAGCACAGAGGTGCAGCCGTGCCCCACCGTGCCAgggaacctcgggtgctgtcagtgtggaatgTGAATGTTCTCCCTGCAATCGAGTGGATTTCCTCTCGgtgtttccagtttcctcccacatcccacagctgTGCAGCTTGGCGGATCCATTGTCCACTGTGAATTTCCACCAGTGCgtggatgagtggtagaatccggGGGAAATTGTTGAGAATGTGGAGAATAAAATGTAGGATTGGTGTGGGCTGGATGACTGCATGGAcaaaagtgggctgaagggcctggttccctgAGACTCTGTGATAGGGCCTTGGTTTAACATGTCAGTTGACAGGCAGTGCAGTTTTCCTGAAGAATCGTGTTGGAACATGGGCCTGGGTTTCTGGACACAAGGCTTTGGACATGGGGCTGTAGTCGAGGACCTTCTGCCACTTGAGTGCTATCAAGCCGATGCCATCATCACAGATTAGACACGCGTTACCTTATAAAATCGGACGTGATAGATTCTCTGTAATTCAAGCATGCAATTGTAATCCCTTCAGCTTTAGCAAATAGTTTGACATCCACTCACCCAAAAGGCCACTCTCTACACAACAGTAATCATGAAGCACTGCTCCGGGCCACAGCTTCACAGCGTGCAGTAATGTTTGATGGAAGGCTGCCTCTGTGATTCTCTCGCCTCTAACGTTTAATGTCTGGCTTTGCCtgcgaaagagaaaaaaaacatcaatagcacggtggcgcagcggtagagttgctgccttacagcgccagagacccgagttcaatcctgtcgGGTGGCTCTGTACGCTTTTCCCGTGACTGCTCTagaaaggagattgaggggggatcttaaaaaaaaaaaggctagatgcagcgtagagttggtgccttacaagcgccagagacctttAAAACCGaatgttttttttcacacagagagtctctgactacacagagggtgctgagtTCATGTACGCTTTGGCCCCAGGGGGTGACCAGCTACTGAGTTGGATTTAGCCATCCAGGATGGCGGTCAGGCTCGTTTCCTCCCACCTACTCCAAAGTTTCTATGTACTCCAGGATGTTTTCGTCCCAAGTTAATTGGTTTGTAGATATTGGtggtaaatggtaaattgttcctagtgtgtgtaggatagcgttaatgtgcagggatcgctggtctgcgcggacttggtgggccgaagggcccatttccgcactgtatctttaaacttgaCTAAATAACCAATTTTGAAGTTCAGCAAAACATTTTACGGGAAAACACAAAGAATAAATAAAAGGTGTTCAAAGGGAACGCACGCACCTGTACTGGAATTCAATCactgggcactgattgtggaatgCTACCACCTTCACAATATCACCCAGCCGGTACCTGAAAGAATCAACAACATCACATGCTGAGAAGTATTGACGAGCCCCTCACCATTCAATGTTGTGCACAGTACATTACATGGAGCGGCACTGAGGTTGGCCGAAGGTTGTGCCTAGAAATCCCCAAATAACCAACTGCATCTCTCAGCTTCCAGAAACTTGGAAGCAACTCGATAAAATTGGATTTTATCACCCAGTGAGACACAGCGGAAACAGCAACTGAGCAGAACAGAGAAGCTGGGAAGACGTTCGTTTGCCAACTGATGTAGTTATCAGCAGAGGGTATTGGCAATACACTAGACTGCAATTCTGCCGCGTTTTACCTCACTGCCACCCCACTGCATAGCTTGGAATCTTATTTATCAATATGAACCAAATACTGCATCAAATCACCTCTCAATGCCCCCGCTCCAAGTAAAAACTCACAGCTTCCCCTGACTATTGATACTATTAAAATCACTCAGTCACAGCACTAATATACTGAATGATGCTTGCACGTCGCCACAGTGTTATAACGAGAAATGGGCAACTAATATAATTGTAGCAAAACCAGTGTGTTATAGAGACATTAGAAaaagcagatgctgaaatcctgagtaAAACAACGAGTTGCtcgaggatctcagcgggtcaggccacatctgtggtgggaaagggcagataacgttttgggtcggtctctggagagaaggaatggaagaatggtctcaacccgaaacgtcaacaatttcttctctccagagatgctgcctgtcccgctgagatactccagcattttgtgtctatcttctgtcagagaggagtgagagtgtgtgtgtgtgtgtgtgtgtgtgtgtgtgtgtgtgtgtgtgtgtgtgtgtgtgtgtgtgtgtgtgtgtgtgtgtgtgtgtgtgtggtagggccacccatggcggtaaggtcgagggggaggactctgacaaagaactatccaaccaagacctcaacggtggaacaggcggaggatgatcgCACACtttaatggagcggctgggaaagtggatgaaggctgcagcagaaaagggtctccggtcatcttggaccatgccactggatcctgacccagatctgtgaaGAACCGTGTGgtgactgtctgtgcaccagtctccccacattaaacaaagtcacgcacaggcattcTATTCATGCATTCCGTTTCGAATTCTACACTCTATATCATACTGATTATGCTTGTTGTTCACACCAAAAGCTTTGCTGGTTAGATGATAATATTCTGAAGTACAAAATCAACATCACATTCACACGCGTTGGGCATGGCTGTTCCTGGAATGAGAGGCGCCTGCTCCTTAAACCCATCAGTTAGTTCAGAGCTCCACGCTGTGGTGATGTGTGGTAGTACAAGGACAAATGTCTAAGAGCAAATGTGAATGTGTGCAAACTCAACAAACATGGCAGCCAATCTTTGAGGTTCAAATAGCACAAAGTTATCTGGCATCGTACTTGGAAGAGCCAGGACCATAAAAGTTACAGAAAAGCACAACTCTGAAGATGTGTGAAGAttgaaataaaaaatagaaagTGGTAGAAATACTTTGATTGGGCAACATCTACTGAGAGAGGGAAACAGGGTTAATATTTCAGGACAAAATAGTTAGCAGTTTCTGAATTGTACTATTGGTGGCTAATGGTTCCAAAGAGAATTGCCAGCAACAAGCTGTTTCCAGGTGAGCGGGAAGCAGACTCACATAGGTCCACTCTAAGCCCAGTACATGCCGAGTGATAGATGCtataaaaagacaaagtgctggagtaactcagcgggtcaggcctggGTCatgcctccagcactgtgttgttTTTACGTTAAAAAGCATGATGAATGTGAGGTTTTTAAAAAACACATATGCTTCTTGAAGTTTGTTGACCTATTGACCATCAACGAACTTCCATCCTCATTGCGAGGATGAAAAAAATAGCAGAGGGTAGAGAATAGGCAGCAGTGCCTGGCACTTGGCCACAGCATTGCAATGCCATCTAACAATTCAACCAATGCAACATTTTCTGTACTAATAATCCAGAATGACAAGCAGTACATAATATTCAGGCTGGATATTTTAACCTTTGCCTCGGATACAATTTTTGCAATgcattaatattaaaaaaaagtaatcctGTGAGATATGTGAGGCACGCATTTacacagaacattgaacagtgcagaacaggaacagatcctttggtccacaatatccTTACGGAACATAATGTCAAatttaactaatctcctctgcctgcatgtgatccatctcCCTAGACTGatggcatatccatgtgtctactgAAATGCTTCTTAGACACCActtcgtatctgcttccaccactattcttggcagcgcgttccaggcacccatcactttcTCTgtcaaaaaaaaacttgctccacacatctcctttaaactttgctcctctcaccttaaagctgtgccctctagtcttcgacatttccacactgcgaaaaagattctgactgtctaccctatccatgcctctcataactttataaacttcTTTCCCCCTTCAACCTCCGAAACTTCAGAGAcaacaacccaagtttgtccaacccctcCTCATAGCTAATTACCTCatatctaggcagcattctggtaaacattttTGCATTCTCTCTAAAGTAACAATGTGTAAGTTTGCTTTGAGATATCTGATAATTTATACCTGTACAAACCAGATGCATTTGTGACAACCAGTTCATATAACTCGTTCTCCTTCACTTCTTCCATAAACAGTGTTTGTGGTTGTTCTTCTTCACAGAGGTTAACGGGGATAAATTCGTAAAACATTGACTGTGGGCAGAGAAGGTAATATCGTTCACTCCGTTCTGGCCACAGATTCACTCCAATGAGACCTAAGAAAGAGGTTCAAGATGtttcaacaaacacactcacatttGTTTTAAGTGCCCTAGAGCTGGATCAGGGAAAATAAAGGAGCCAGTGTTCCAATTCCACATTGCTATTCAATGTTGGAATGTATGTGTGCGGACATGTGGGGCTGAGTATCAAGCTCCACTTGTGTAGTCTGTCAGCACTCACTAGCAACTTACTGCACCAGTAGCCAAATTGTCCAGTCAGTCCAGGAGACAGTTGTAAATGGTTTGTCTCATGCCAGGCTCACCTCATTTGGTTTAGTTGTGATGTTCATCGCTCATGAGcatagggcatgggtttaaggtgagatgggtagAGTCAAGAGGAACCCGAGGGGGAatattttcactcagaaggtggtgactatatggaatgaactgctactagagctgcagatgctagtttataccgaagatggactcaaaatgctggagtgcttcagcgggttaggcagcatctctggagaaaacaaataggtgacgtttcgagttgagacccttccatAAAAACATTTTTAGACAGGTaattggatagaaaaggtttagagctaAATGGGACTGGTTTAGAAGGGTATCCTGGACacattgggctgaggggcctgtttccatgctgtacgactcattTTGAATTGTCATTTCAATTAAGACCATGGCCCATTGGTGTGGGTCTGACGTCACATGGTCCGAACAAGGTGGCAAATTCCTTCCCGGAAGGACACTAGAGAAACAGGTGCATTTTATAACAATTATGGCCTCCGTTACAAATAAGGTTATGCTTATTAAATTCCAGCTTTCTTCAGCATCATGAATACATTGGGAGATTTGAATTCACGCCTCCCTATGAAATTTCTCGTCGTCTGAATAGTCATCTAGTAATCTCACCAATGCTCACACAAGTTTcagttgatatttaaaaaaatgaaaacctGCCTCGGGATTGCCATTGGCCACACTAGACTAacactagaggaagagttttgaaaaatttagTTTGATCTGGAAGTCTGAAGATTTCAAGACCAAATTTCCAAATAAAACTAGATGTTTTCAAAACTTAAACTAGTTTTGAACATCAGCGGCACATCACCACAGGAGCTCCTTTCATGAAGTTACACTAAAATCACAGTAGGGATTCAGGCTGTGAGGCCAATAGAATCGCTGCACCCACTGGAAAAAGCCTTTTGACCCACTTAATGCCTGACAGCTACGCTGATATTCCCCTGCACAATGGCAATGTCAGAATCATCAATGTGTCTCTGCCTCATGATATTACACTGCGCTGCCGGGCTACTCCTTCCGAAGGCGATTTTAGAATCGACCACATGGTCTTGGCTAGGTGGAAACAGGGGATCAGCAGCACAGGGGAGATAACAGGTCTCACTTAATGCTTTTAAGTCAGTAATTTAAACGTTTCAGAGGTCCGTTTACGATGGTCTGCACTCAGGTTAACCTGCTAGGTGGTAAAGGGACAAGGGAACCATCGAATAACCACAAGTGGCCATAACGTAGTAGGCCCAGACTGTGGAGAAAGGCCTTAACTGGAAGCATATTTAACCTCATGACTTTTTTTGGCATATTGTGAAGCTTTTACTTCTCTCTCGCTTCGCCGATGTCCTTCATCAGATTAGTGGAGTATCGGTGTCCATGTGAAACTGCAGTGAGATCTCATGACCAAAGTCACGCCTCACGTCACACCAACAAGTTTTAAAACTGGTTTAATAAACTAGTTATTACTTAATAACTTTGTTACTTTAATAGCAGGAGCGTAATGACTGAAAATCACCCTGTGATCCTGGGACATGATCAACATAATCATCTGCACTACTCAGCTACATTTCTGATATTCAAGCACCAAGCGCGAGGCGCGTGATGATGTGCATGGCACATGGAAGGAGAACGTTGACCAGAGCCAAGTTTATTAACCTGGATCCTCATTCAAAATCAACCAAGTTTTGGGTCGCTATTCTGTACGTGTGCTGTACGGAATttccacattctcccagtgaccatgtgggttttctccaggtgctccaggttccctcccacactccaaagacgtacaggcttaggttaattggcttctgtaatctgtaaattgtctctagtgtgtggaaTAGCGCaaatatacggggtgatcgcatagaaaataggtgcaggagtaggccattcggcccttcgagcctgcaccgccattcaatatgaccatggctgatcatccaactcagtatcccgtacctgccttctctccatatcccctgatccctttagccacaagggccacatctaactccctcttaaatatagccaatgaacaggcctcaactacgttctgtggcagagaattccagagattcaccactgatcggtgcagactcagtgggccaaaggacctgtttccatgctgtatctctaaagtctattccATATTAAGCTTGGtatttctctctccccttgaTGTATTTCTGCTTGTGGTGTGTGCTCTGTGTTAGAGATGCAATATAACTTCATATTCAGGATGGCACATTGTGTAGGCACATTGTGCTGAGCCCAGGAGCAGTTTGCCTCAGGTACCTATTAGTGGCTATCGGTAGAAATTTGAGAAGCAGTTGGGTTATCACACAAAGCCGCAAGAATCTCTATTACCTTCAGCAGCAGCATAGACAGGGGAGTAAGTCGGAACACCTTCACAGTAGAAGCGTTGCAGATTACTGCCATACAGTTCATTTGCACCAGAGTCCACAACGAGAACCAAGTTGAGATGGGGCCACACTCTGCGAGCTATTCCACGAAATCCACTCCCAAACTCCACGGCCAGTTCGTAGGCTCTTCGAGGATCAGGCTTTAACTGAGCATTTAACCTCAGGCGAATATCGTCAGCAACAGTGAGCGCGGGATTCACTCGTCCCAGGCGAATGTCCTCAACCAGTTGCTCCCACTGATGCTGCAGTAAAGCAAAGGTGTAATAAAGCACAGAGGCAAAGCTGGCCTCCAGTATTCCCAGTGAACGGTCCTTGAGTGCAAAGAGGAGATGAACGTACAGTGCTTcagctccagatgtgatctcatatCCAGCCGCTGGTGTTGAATACGAACTCGACATATGTCTCGAAGCCACAGGTGAGACAGAGTAGGGGCCGATTGGAATACCCGATTCAGATTTTCTCCAGACGGGAGGATAGAAAAACATTGCTGTTCTCTGTAAATTTCTGGTCTGTGGGTAGGCATTAATCTTTGCACTAAAGCATGCGCCAAACCCCTGTAACATGGAGAAAAATCAATGTTAAAAGGCATTAACATAAAGCAGTGACACCAAATAGTT is a genomic window of Leucoraja erinacea ecotype New England chromosome 27, Leri_hhj_1, whole genome shotgun sequence containing:
- the ghdc gene encoding GH3 domain-containing protein isoform X2, which translates into the protein MLLFAAFVPLALWILLLLWRDVCRKSQGHKRSFFSLLHQYMFQRYVSFLSLRQRRRLEDSTKNVQHLQDRTLLHRIHRDRSTEYGRLYRFSEVTDRLSFCSVHPLTQYDHYSDYIQRISKGEENILIPGRPSALTVTSGTSGAPALLLCIQAAMNDLHQGFGACFSAKINAYPQTRNLQRTAMFFYPPVWRKSESGIPIGPYSVSPVASRHMSSSYSTPAAGYEITSGAEALYVHLLFALKDRSLGILEASFASVLYYTFALLQHQWEQLVEDIRLGRVNPALTVADDIRLRLNAQLKPDPRRAYELAVEFGSGFRGIARRVWPHLNLVLVVDSGANELYGSNLQRFYCEGVPTYSPVYAAAEGLIGVNLWPERSERYYLLCPQSMFYEFIPVNLCEEEQPQTLFMEEVKENELYELVVTNASGLYRYRLGDIVKVVAFHNQCPVIEFQYRQSQTLNVRGERITEAAFHQTLLHAVKLWPGAVLHDYCCVESGLLGSWCGGSDLHYEVFVEIEGVRNMSEDQRYKLDQCLQEDSAVYQSFRRKGSIGPVRVHIVALGSFKELTDFIVAHSGISHNQFQMPRVLKKKEFLDFIQRKVIS
- the ghdc gene encoding GH3 domain-containing protein isoform X1, with the protein product MAAVSSAAVVLIRLQPPRRRRLRCRGRNEMLLFAAFVPLALWILLLLWRDVCRKSQGHKRSFFSLLHQYMFQRYVSFLSLRQRRRLEDSTKNVQHLQDRTLLHRIHRDRSTEYGRLYRFSEVTDRLSFCSVHPLTQYDHYSDYIQRISKGEENILIPGRPSALTVTSGTSGAPALLLCIQAAMNDLHQGFGACFSAKINAYPQTRNLQRTAMFFYPPVWRKSESGIPIGPYSVSPVASRHMSSSYSTPAAGYEITSGAEALYVHLLFALKDRSLGILEASFASVLYYTFALLQHQWEQLVEDIRLGRVNPALTVADDIRLRLNAQLKPDPRRAYELAVEFGSGFRGIARRVWPHLNLVLVVDSGANELYGSNLQRFYCEGVPTYSPVYAAAEGLIGVNLWPERSERYYLLCPQSMFYEFIPVNLCEEEQPQTLFMEEVKENELYELVVTNASGLYRYRLGDIVKVVAFHNQCPVIEFQYRQSQTLNVRGERITEAAFHQTLLHAVKLWPGAVLHDYCCVESGLLGSWCGGSDLHYEVFVEIEGVRNMSEDQRYKLDQCLQEDSAVYQSFRRKGSIGPVRVHIVALGSFKELTDFIVAHSGISHNQFQMPRVLKKKEFLDFIQRKVIS